The following proteins are encoded in a genomic region of Paenibacillus sp. FSL H3-0469:
- a CDS encoding methyl-accepting chemotaxis protein has protein sequence MSNRVRGIRAKIMFGFAAVIIVFILALTGSTLFQGKVTMLTDQINRNYSKLSMVQKLTDEIRTADGLAARYVMSNTTEERTANLTAYEAKIPEITAAVEEVKGAGLNEAELAGIQKLEGEWDNYLTVLKQAFALAKEGNFPQAQKSFTSLSLTTIIDSQLVFETMLHDEIMKEQSQAATHRSSAMITSMGVTGLSVGLALLIAFVLSARILRPVKDINRQLQEIVDGDADLTRKLSVQTKDEIGELARNFNKMTDNLGAMITQVKLSANGLAASSVKLTSDSGMTAGTTEKIAGIMGEVASGAGMQMNDLQTNMNNIIEMSDGIQLIAASVQEISEASLRSADYAVAGDLSLQSAVRQMDSINESIQSLSQKVTGFVNRSQDISSIVGVIKGIASETNMLALNATIEAARAGEHGRGFAVVADQVRRLAEQSADSANQIAEMATGIQTDADHAVKVMKNSMNEVMGGTRIIEEAGQSFNAIRHSIDSLAGQVQKVSGAVEEITAATEEIVDSIRTVTHISETTAANTQQVSAASQEQMASVEQIASSASALSMLAQGLQGLVARFNV, from the coding sequence ATGTCGAACAGAGTTAGAGGAATCCGGGCCAAAATCATGTTTGGTTTCGCCGCTGTTATTATCGTGTTCATTCTCGCATTAACCGGCAGTACTCTATTTCAGGGTAAGGTGACCATGCTTACAGATCAGATCAACCGTAATTACAGCAAGCTCTCGATGGTACAAAAATTAACCGATGAGATCCGGACGGCGGACGGCCTGGCCGCAAGGTATGTGATGAGTAATACCACTGAGGAGAGAACAGCCAATCTGACCGCCTATGAAGCCAAGATCCCGGAGATTACAGCCGCAGTCGAGGAGGTTAAGGGCGCCGGCCTGAATGAAGCGGAGCTTGCGGGAATTCAGAAGCTGGAGGGCGAGTGGGACAATTATCTGACGGTGCTGAAGCAGGCTTTTGCCTTGGCTAAGGAAGGGAACTTCCCGCAAGCGCAGAAATCGTTCACAAGCCTCTCCCTTACGACTATCATCGATTCACAGCTGGTGTTCGAGACGATGCTGCATGATGAAATTATGAAGGAACAGAGCCAGGCGGCAACCCACCGCAGCTCGGCAATGATTACCAGCATGGGGGTTACGGGCTTATCCGTGGGACTGGCTCTGTTGATCGCGTTCGTATTGTCCGCACGGATACTGAGGCCGGTGAAGGATATCAACAGGCAGCTCCAGGAGATTGTGGACGGCGATGCCGACTTAACCCGCAAGCTTAGTGTGCAGACGAAGGATGAGATCGGTGAGCTGGCCCGGAATTTCAATAAAATGACCGATAATCTAGGAGCGATGATCACCCAGGTGAAGCTATCCGCGAACGGTCTGGCGGCTTCTTCAGTGAAGCTGACCTCGGATAGCGGAATGACCGCCGGAACTACCGAGAAGATCGCCGGAATTATGGGTGAGGTCGCTAGTGGGGCGGGAATGCAGATGAATGACCTGCAGACTAACATGAACAACATTATTGAAATGTCGGACGGCATTCAGCTGATTGCAGCCAGTGTACAGGAAATCTCGGAAGCTTCCCTGCGTTCTGCAGATTATGCGGTGGCCGGGGATCTATCCCTGCAATCTGCTGTCCGGCAGATGGATTCCATCAATGAATCCATTCAGTCGTTATCGCAGAAGGTGACGGGCTTCGTGAATCGTTCACAGGACATAAGCAGCATTGTCGGGGTGATCAAGGGGATTGCCTCAGAGACGAATATGCTGGCACTGAATGCAACCATAGAAGCGGCCCGGGCCGGAGAGCACGGCAGAGGATTTGCTGTGGTAGCCGATCAAGTGCGCAGACTGGCCGAGCAGTCCGCAGATTCCGCCAATCAGATTGCAGAAATGGCGACTGGAATCCAGACCGATGCTGACCATGCAGTGAAGGTGATGAAGAATAGCATGAACGAAGTAATGGGCGGAACCCGGATCATAGAAGAGGCCGGGCAGTCTTTCAATGCCATCCGCCATTCGATCGATTCACTGGCGGGACAGGTTCAGAAGGTATCCGGTGCGGTAGAAGAAATCACGGCAGCGACGGAGGAAATTGTAGATTCCATCCGTACTGTTACGCATATCTCGGAGACCACAGCGGCCAATACACAGCAGGTATCCGCAGCATCGCAAGAGCAGATGGCTTCAGTGGAACAGATCGCCTCTTCTGCCAGTGCCCTCAGCATGCTGGCGCAAGGACTGCAAGGACTGGTAGCACGGTTCAATGTGTAG
- a CDS encoding cyclic nucleotide-binding domain-containing protein, translated as MQSIINPEAVRSLTEQNGLTAMFSSSAIAQMELRRYGGGEAVCSVGDRLEHMFFLMQGKLKIHTLLPNGKSMLVRFARPMSVIGDVELLRQYPVKNEVVSVGDSLLLVAGRKLLLREIEDNTALLRFLVGELSHKMYTLGQTSAMNVLYPVENRFASYLMSLFADNTGDQRVEEIRTSTLTETADLLGTSYRHLNRVVRRLIEDGIIERRNGRLIVRDEERLAMLANGNLYD; from the coding sequence ATGCAATCGATTATAAATCCGGAGGCGGTTCGGAGCCTTACCGAGCAGAATGGCCTTACAGCCATGTTCAGCAGCAGCGCCATTGCCCAGATGGAGCTTCGGCGCTACGGCGGCGGGGAGGCGGTCTGCTCAGTGGGCGACCGGCTGGAGCATATGTTTTTCCTGATGCAGGGCAAGCTGAAGATTCATACGCTGCTGCCCAACGGCAAGTCGATGCTGGTCCGGTTCGCCCGGCCGATGTCAGTGATCGGGGATGTGGAGCTGCTGCGTCAGTATCCGGTCAAGAATGAGGTTGTCTCTGTAGGGGATAGCCTGTTGCTTGTCGCCGGAAGGAAGCTGCTGCTCCGGGAGATTGAAGACAATACCGCGCTGCTGCGCTTCCTGGTAGGAGAGCTGAGCCACAAAATGTACACGCTCGGCCAGACCTCAGCCATGAATGTGCTCTATCCGGTGGAGAACCGGTTCGCGAGCTACCTGATGTCGCTGTTCGCGGACAACACCGGCGACCAGCGCGTAGAAGAGATTCGTACCTCCACGCTGACAGAGACAGCCGATCTGCTTGGCACCAGTTACCGGCATCTGAACCGGGTGGTGCGCCGCCTGATTGAAGACGGGATTATTGAACGCAGGAACGGCCGTCTGATTGTACGGGATGAGGAGCGGCTGGCAATGCTTGCGAACGGGAATTTGTACGATTGA
- a CDS encoding discoidin domain-containing protein has translation MISRTRSSVKRTFLMYGLMLVLCVGQLALFPATGAAAGNLAQGKTISASSVGDVYVAANANDGNQGSYWESASNAFSQWIKVDLGAVSSVNQVVLKLPAAWEARTQTLSVQGSTDDASYNNLTVSAGYVFNPSSGVSSVTIPFTATTARYIKINFTANTGWPAAQLSEIEVYGTTASPPGTYEAEAAALSGGAKTNTDHTGYTGAAFVDGYLTQGAATTFTVTAPAAGNYSAALRYANASGSTKTLSIYVNGMKIRQTQFANLPSWDNWSTQAEVVALAAGTNTIAYKYEASDSGNVNLDQLVLTASTAPTATVAPTPVPTIAPTVAPTVVPTARPATTPTVAPTPTTTPVPTSTPVPTATPTTGPGVNLATGKAVNASSSVFTFVPANANDGDVTTYWEGAGGDYPNTLTVNLGANANITSVVVKLNPAAAWSTRTQTIQVLGHNQSTGTFSSLVPAAVYTFNPASGNTVTIPVTATVSELQLKFTANSGSSAGQVAELQIIGTPGANPDLTVTGMSWSPSAPVETDSLTLNATVKNSGTASSAATNVSFYLGTVLAGYAPVDTLAAGASANVSFSVGAKDAGTYTVSAKVDEMSNVVELNEGNNSYTHPSALTVNPVSSSDLIASPVSWSPSNPAGGNVVSFALAIKNQGSASSAGGAHNITLTLSDATTGAVLRTLTGTYNGVIAAGSTTAPVALGTWTAVNGKYNVKTEIAVDGNELAVKRANNIQNQPLYIGRGANMPYDMYEAEDGVIGGGAVKLAPNRNIGDLAGEASGRRAVTLNTTGSYVEFTTKASTNTLVTRFSIPDSASGDGTTATLNIYVNGVFNKAITLNSKYAWLYGSETSPGNSPSAGSPRHIYDEANIMFDSIIPAGSTIRLQKDAANTSQYAIDFVSLEQVSPIANPDPAKYTVPLGFTHQDVQNALDKVRMDTTGNLAGVYLPAGNYETSNKFQVYGKAVKIIGAGPWYTRFYAPLNQSNTDIGFRATDSANGSTFSGFAYFGNYTSRIDGPGKVFDFSNVANITIDNIWTEHQVCMYWGANTDYMVIRNSRIRNTFADGINMTNGSTNNLVSNNEARATGDDSFALFSAIDSGGSDMKDNVYENLTSILTWRAAGVAVYGGYANTFRNIYIADTLCYSGITISSLDFGYAMNGFGASPPTNFQNISVVRAGGHFWGSQTFPAIWVFSASKVFQGIRVSDVDIVDPTYHGIMFQTNYVGSSPQFPVADTIFSNITISGALKSGDAFDAKSGVGIWANESAEPGQGPAVGNVVFNNLKILNTVTPIKNTTSTFTITVNP, from the coding sequence ATGATCAGCAGAACCAGGTCTTCGGTGAAAAGGACATTCCTCATGTACGGTCTGATGCTTGTGTTATGTGTGGGACAGCTCGCGTTATTTCCGGCAACGGGGGCGGCGGCAGGCAATCTGGCTCAAGGCAAGACGATTAGCGCAAGCTCAGTCGGTGATGTGTATGTAGCAGCGAACGCCAATGACGGTAACCAGGGGTCGTATTGGGAGAGTGCCAGCAATGCTTTTTCGCAATGGATCAAGGTGGATCTGGGTGCCGTCAGCAGTGTGAATCAGGTTGTACTCAAGCTGCCAGCAGCCTGGGAAGCAAGAACGCAGACGTTGTCGGTCCAAGGCAGTACGGATGATGCCTCATACAATAATCTGACCGTCTCTGCGGGGTATGTGTTCAATCCTTCCAGCGGCGTTAGCTCCGTCACGATTCCCTTCACTGCAACAACCGCCCGTTATATCAAAATAAACTTCACGGCCAACACCGGCTGGCCTGCTGCGCAGCTGTCGGAGATTGAGGTGTACGGCACCACGGCCTCTCCACCGGGAACCTACGAAGCGGAGGCCGCCGCCTTATCCGGCGGGGCCAAGACGAACACCGATCACACCGGCTATACCGGTGCGGCCTTCGTTGACGGCTATTTGACACAGGGAGCAGCCACAACCTTCACGGTAACGGCTCCGGCGGCAGGGAATTACAGCGCGGCTCTGCGGTATGCCAATGCCTCAGGCAGTACGAAGACGCTGAGTATCTACGTGAACGGCATGAAGATCAGGCAGACGCAGTTTGCCAATCTGCCAAGCTGGGATAATTGGTCCACGCAGGCTGAGGTGGTGGCCTTAGCTGCCGGAACTAACACGATTGCCTACAAATATGAGGCGTCCGACTCCGGGAACGTGAATCTGGATCAGCTTGTACTGACAGCTTCAACGGCACCAACGGCAACGGTTGCCCCTACGCCCGTTCCAACGATAGCGCCGACAGTTGCGCCAACGGTTGTGCCAACTGCAAGGCCGGCTACCACACCAACTGTAGCTCCAACGCCAACTACTACACCTGTGCCAACATCTACACCAGTCCCTACAGCAACCCCAACCACAGGTCCCGGCGTGAACCTGGCGACCGGCAAAGCTGTGAATGCTTCCTCCTCCGTCTTCACCTTTGTTCCGGCCAACGCCAATGATGGAGATGTCACGACCTATTGGGAAGGAGCAGGGGGAGATTATCCGAATACGCTGACTGTTAACCTTGGTGCAAACGCCAATATAACTTCGGTAGTTGTGAAGCTGAATCCGGCAGCAGCCTGGTCAACCCGTACCCAAACTATTCAAGTCCTGGGGCATAATCAGTCGACAGGCACCTTCTCCAGTCTGGTACCGGCAGCTGTGTATACCTTCAATCCGGCCAGCGGCAACACAGTGACCATTCCGGTCACAGCAACCGTCAGTGAGCTGCAGCTGAAATTCACAGCGAACTCCGGATCAAGCGCCGGACAGGTGGCGGAGCTCCAGATCATCGGCACACCGGGGGCGAACCCGGATTTGACGGTGACCGGGATGTCATGGAGTCCTTCCGCTCCGGTAGAGACAGATTCTCTGACACTGAACGCTACAGTGAAGAATAGCGGCACTGCCTCATCCGCAGCTACCAATGTCAGCTTTTATCTCGGTACCGTTCTTGCCGGATATGCCCCCGTGGATACCCTGGCCGCAGGAGCTTCGGCCAATGTCTCCTTCAGTGTTGGTGCCAAGGATGCCGGAACCTATACGGTAAGCGCCAAGGTAGATGAGATGAGCAATGTTGTAGAGCTGAATGAAGGCAATAACAGCTATACGCATCCTTCTGCCCTTACAGTAAATCCGGTATCCAGCTCAGATCTGATCGCCTCTCCGGTCAGTTGGTCTCCAAGCAATCCGGCAGGGGGGAACGTGGTCAGCTTCGCGTTAGCCATCAAGAATCAGGGATCAGCTTCCTCGGCAGGCGGCGCTCATAACATCACGCTGACCTTGTCCGATGCTACGACCGGCGCGGTCCTCAGAACGTTGACCGGCACTTATAACGGTGTCATTGCTGCCGGAAGTACTACCGCTCCTGTGGCTCTTGGAACCTGGACGGCTGTGAACGGTAAATATAATGTAAAAACAGAAATTGCCGTGGATGGCAACGAACTGGCGGTAAAACGGGCCAACAACATCCAGAATCAGCCGCTCTACATCGGACGCGGGGCCAATATGCCTTACGATATGTATGAGGCAGAAGATGGAGTGATCGGCGGCGGAGCGGTCAAGCTGGCACCGAACCGGAATATCGGTGATCTGGCCGGTGAAGCTTCAGGCAGACGGGCCGTTACGCTGAATACCACAGGCAGCTATGTCGAATTCACCACCAAAGCCAGTACGAATACCCTGGTCACCCGGTTCTCTATTCCCGACTCGGCCAGCGGTGACGGCACAACAGCGACCCTGAATATTTATGTTAATGGTGTCTTTAACAAAGCCATCACCTTGAATTCCAAGTATGCCTGGCTCTATGGCTCAGAGACCAGTCCGGGCAATTCGCCAAGCGCCGGTTCCCCGCGCCATATCTATGATGAAGCGAACATCATGTTCGACAGTATCATTCCGGCAGGCAGCACGATCCGGCTGCAGAAGGATGCAGCCAACACCTCACAATATGCGATAGACTTCGTGAGCCTGGAGCAGGTATCGCCGATCGCCAATCCTGATCCGGCGAAGTATACCGTTCCGCTTGGATTCACACATCAGGATGTGCAGAATGCGCTGGATAAGGTCCGTATGGATACAACGGGTAATCTTGCGGGTGTCTATCTTCCTGCCGGAAACTATGAGACCTCGAATAAATTCCAGGTCTACGGCAAGGCAGTGAAGATCATCGGAGCCGGACCGTGGTATACCCGGTTCTATGCTCCGCTCAACCAGTCGAATACAGACATCGGCTTCCGGGCGACAGATTCAGCGAATGGCTCGACCTTCTCGGGGTTTGCCTACTTCGGCAACTATACTTCACGGATTGACGGTCCCGGCAAGGTGTTCGACTTCTCCAATGTGGCGAACATAACGATCGACAATATCTGGACTGAACATCAGGTATGTATGTACTGGGGGGCCAATACCGATTATATGGTGATCCGCAACTCCCGTATCCGCAACACCTTCGCCGACGGGATCAACATGACGAACGGCAGCACGAATAATCTCGTGTCCAATAATGAAGCCCGGGCTACCGGAGATGACAGCTTCGCGTTGTTCTCGGCGATTGATTCCGGCGGCTCGGATATGAAGGATAACGTCTATGAGAATCTGACCTCGATCCTGACCTGGCGGGCAGCCGGGGTAGCGGTATACGGCGGTTATGCCAATACCTTCCGCAACATCTACATCGCGGATACGCTCTGCTACTCAGGAATTACGATCAGCTCGCTTGATTTCGGTTATGCGATGAATGGCTTCGGCGCTTCGCCGCCGACGAACTTCCAGAATATCTCGGTCGTCCGGGCAGGCGGACATTTCTGGGGCTCCCAGACCTTCCCGGCCATCTGGGTGTTCTCCGCCTCCAAGGTGTTCCAGGGCATCCGGGTGAGTGATGTGGATATTGTGGACCCGACCTATCACGGGATTATGTTCCAGACCAATTATGTCGGCTCATCGCCGCAGTTCCCTGTGGCCGATACGATCTTCTCGAACATTACAATTTCCGGTGCCCTCAAGAGCGGTGACGCCTTCGATGCCAAGTCCGGTGTCGGTATCTGGGCGAATGAGTCGGCAGAGCCCGGCCAAGGACCGGCGGTGGGTAATGTAGTCTTCAACAACCTGAAGATCCTGAATACGGTAACGCCGATCAAAAACACGACCTCCACGTTCACTATAACGGTGAATCCGTAG
- a CDS encoding nucleotidyltransferase domain-containing protein has protein sequence MNESIRQKLLSKNEKLINMVIERAKRDFPEEIAVIGLTGSYNTGDYHEKSDLDLIIINNNNQGWSISSCFILGDVGYDIYCTPWETRIEDQAALESPMISSLIDLQVLYYAKPEDLEKLRGYQQRALDALAKPVGRDCLERAKKWIDLAKQEYANLCLTEDKGAVRLASAELVYNLVNALTHMNNTYLKRGMKRYLEDTAAYRYLPVNYETIYMNVICAKTVNEIRRSSGILLKSILDLYRTLYQKYVEQPVPTYDNLAGTYEELWCNYRNKVIASAEKKDASYAFYTALGAQGLLDEMTGSRGTRKFKLMQYFDAANLDLFKDQFLLAMDGYLEEYHRVGRQPQRYDTFEELYRQYMNK, from the coding sequence ATGAATGAAAGTATCAGGCAGAAGCTATTATCCAAAAATGAAAAATTGATCAACATGGTGATCGAGCGGGCCAAACGGGATTTTCCGGAAGAGATTGCGGTGATCGGACTTACAGGCTCTTACAATACCGGAGATTATCATGAGAAAAGCGATCTGGATCTGATCATCATCAATAATAACAACCAAGGCTGGAGCATCTCTTCCTGCTTCATTTTGGGGGATGTCGGTTATGATATCTACTGCACTCCATGGGAGACCCGGATCGAAGATCAGGCGGCGCTTGAGAGTCCGATGATCTCCTCGCTTATAGATTTGCAGGTGCTCTATTATGCCAAGCCTGAGGACCTGGAGAAGCTTAGAGGGTACCAGCAGCGGGCGCTGGATGCACTAGCGAAGCCTGTAGGACGCGATTGTCTGGAAAGGGCGAAGAAGTGGATCGATCTGGCGAAGCAGGAATATGCGAATCTTTGTCTTACGGAGGATAAGGGAGCCGTTAGGCTGGCTTCAGCGGAGTTGGTCTACAATCTGGTGAACGCGTTGACGCATATGAACAATACTTATTTGAAAAGAGGGATGAAAAGATACCTGGAGGACACCGCAGCCTACCGCTATCTCCCTGTGAATTATGAAACGATCTACATGAATGTGATCTGCGCAAAGACGGTTAACGAGATCCGAAGGTCCTCCGGCATTCTGCTCAAAAGTATCCTTGATTTGTACAGAACCCTATATCAAAAATATGTGGAACAGCCAGTCCCGACTTATGATAATCTGGCAGGTACTTATGAGGAGTTATGGTGCAACTACCGCAACAAGGTCATTGCTAGTGCTGAAAAGAAGGATGCCTCTTACGCCTTCTACACCGCCTTGGGAGCGCAGGGTCTGCTGGATGAGATGACCGGGTCGCGGGGAACACGGAAGTTCAAGCTCATGCAGTATTTTGATGCCGCCAATCTGGATCTGTTCAAGGATCAGTTCCTCCTGGCAATGGACGGCTATCTGGAGGAATATCACCGGGTCGGCCGGCAGCCCCAGCGTTACGATACTTTTGAAGAGCTGTACCGGCAATATATGAATAAGTAA